The following is a genomic window from Salvelinus fontinalis isolate EN_2023a unplaced genomic scaffold, ASM2944872v1 scaffold_0204, whole genome shotgun sequence.
GAGGGGTGCCATACAGTGGTAGGGGTAGTCAGTTGATACTGTAGTTTCATGATTAAAAATAAACTGATTCAAATACATTGAAGACCATTGGAGCTGCCTGACAAGGATAGCCTATTTACAGATTCCTGGCGCCAGCAGTAGATTATTGTTGGCAAAATAATTGTTCTCTGAGACATTTAACATTTAATTGTATTTGCAAAACGGATTACATAAAACACACCTGGAAAAGCCAAAGACCAAGAAGGAAATGTATAAACAATCTGAGTGAGCCACAATCACATCTAAGAGTTCTTTAAACGAGTTTCCTTGTTTCAAATAGCCTACAGTTTTTTCATAGAAGCACAAACTATTTTCGTTGACGTACATCATAAACTATATATTGCACAATCACCATATATCCAACAACAACGCAAAGAGATGAGAACTTCGAACGCGAAGTGGCACATCGCGTGGAACGAACCATGAGCTGAGCCACACATCATCACATGCGCGCGTTCTCCCAGCTACAGGCGCGCGGCCGTCCCAGGACAGTATAAAAAGCCCCGCGAACTGTCCCTAGAGCACGGAAAGAACTGGATTTCTTAGGTGAGTGAGGAATGGGGACAACTAATGGGCACCATATAGGCTACAAACGTGCTTTAGTCATGAGTGAAATACCTTATTTTTAGTAGAAATATAAAGCATCTGTTAAAGTAGACCTGATTTGATACCGAGATAGAGACTACTTATAAATTATTGCATTAGGTTAGGCTACTGTAGCCTTCACATTAGGCAATGAAAAGCAAGTCATTCATCTTTTTACTGTAGTGTGCAGATTAACCAGACCAAATGTATGGTAAAACTGTTAAGAAGAGATGCATTGCAGTGGAAACTACAATACCTTATTAGTTTATAGCATAATGACTGGATTTAAAGTTTAATCTGAAACGTTTGATTGCATAGAACTAGTTTAGTTGCTATTCTAAAAGAGCTCAGTGAGTACAGTTATGGACATTTAGCGTCCATGAAAGGTAATTTTTCCTATTTATTCTATTGGCTCAGAGTAGTATTCTACTTTATTCAAAAAAATATTCTGCCAATTATTCCAATGATGTAACATTGTATCTTTGTATATTGTTGTATTTGTTTTCTATAGCTTTGATAGACAACCACTGTCTGACTTGGGTCTATGTCTGTTTTCATAGGTGTATCTGTCTGTCAATCAATCATGAAGGCTGTGGCAATAATCCTTGCTCTGGCAGTTATCTCTGGTAAACCTGGGTTTACACTGTTCCCTTTTGGCACTGTTATCAATATATACAgttccttgcaaaagtattcataccccttggaattcttcacattttattgtgttagaaagtgggattaaaatggattttaatTGTAATTCATTACAATTAatgactatattttagttataaatgttttcttactctTTTTTTAAAaattagaatttttcttccactttgacattacagagtattttgagtagattgttgacaaaaaaaatgaaaatgaaatacattaaTGCCAcgttgtaacacaataaaatgtgaagaaatccagtgcaaggcactgtatatacagtatatatatttagtattagtcaactgtatatacagtatatatatttagtattagtcaactgtatatacagtatatatatttagtattagtcaactgtatatacagtatatatatttagtaTTAGTCAactgtatttacagtatatatatttagtattagtcaactgtatatacagtatatatatttagtattagtcaactgtatatacagtatatatatttagtattactcaactgtatatacagtatatatatttagtattagtcaactgtatatacagtatatatatatagtattagTCAACTGTATGTGCATGAATGCATTTACTGACTCCTTTCTGAGATCAGTCTTTAAGATCAACTCTTACAATACTGTAACACTTGTATAATTAGGCTTCATACTGTACCAAGGCTCCACACTCTCTCATTACCAGACTGGATTTAACCCCCCTGATGGTGTATATTATGGAAACCTCACATCAGAGCTCTCTGTGTCCCCCTGCAGGCTGCCATGCCCGCGCTGTGCGCCAGGCAGAGGCCCTCCAGAACCACTGGGAGGAGAACGTTGAGCGCTTCTGGACCTACGTGTCTGAGATCAACAGCAGAGCCGACGGACTGGTGGAAAACCTCAAGGCCTCCCAGCTCAGCAGAGAACTCGAGTGAGTGGCACATTGTAACACTATTTCATTCTGAAGTGATATAGGCTCATATACTTTGCTTCATCACTCTCCATTATCACCTTGTGCTGTGTGACTGTCTCTGACCATGCCTCCctgctttcccctctctccccatcctccccccCGTGTCTCTGACCATGCCTCCCCTCTGTACCCTGTGTCCCCCTATGTCCCTGACCAtgcctcccctctttctcctctctccctcgtccTCCCCCCTGTACCCCTGTGTCTCCCGATTTCCCAGACgatgtctcccctctctcccctgtcctccctcctgtACCCCTGTGTCCTCCTATGTCCCTGACCATgcctcccctttcctcccccctGTACCCCTGTGTCTCCCGATTTCCCAGACgatgtctcccctctctcctccatcctcccccctgTACCCCTGTGTCCCCTTACGTCACTGGCCATGTCTCCCTCTACCCAGTTTATGACCATCTCTAACCATGCCTCCCTCTCCGCAGCACCCTGATCACTGACACCATGGCTGAGCTGACCGTGTACAGGGAGGACATCCAGACCAAGTTGGGGCCCTACTCCCAGGACACAGCCGCCCTGCTGGGCCAGGACCTGCAGCTTCTGACCACCAAGCTCGAGACCGACATGGTTGACGCCAAGGAGCGCAGCACACAGTACCTGGGAGAGCTCAAGACTATGATGGAGCAGAATGCTGATGATGTCCACAACCGTGCCAACACCTACACCCGCAAACTGAAGAAACGCCTTAACAAGGACACCGAGGAGATCCGCAAGTGAGTATAGATGGCAACAGCTAATGTACTGTAACAGCTTGATTTCCAACATAGAATTTCTAAATACAGTTTTAATATCTTCCAAGTGATGCaaactccctctgcctctccctccctcaggacCGTGGCCACCTACCTGGGTGAGATCCAGTCCCGTACTTCCCAGAACATGGATCTCGTGAAGGAGCGCGTGGAGCCCTTCGTGAGTCAGGCCCACGACACCGCCGCCCAGAGGCTGGGCAGCTTCACTGACCTTCTGAAGAACCAGGCCCAGGACCTGAGCCAGCAGGTCTCCACCCAGGCCGAAGGCATGCGCGAGAAGCTGGAGGCCACCGCCGAGGACCTGCGCATCACCCTGGAGGGCAAGATCGATGAGCTCAGCAGCCTGATCGCCCCCTACGCCGCCAAGATCCGTGAGCAGCTCCAGACCGCCATGGACAAGGTCAAGGAGACCGCTGTCTAAATGGAcccaggggagggagggggtcggAGGACCGGTGTCCCGCCACTGCACCCCTGTTTAAGTAGGGGTGGCGGTTGTGAAGCACTGTGCCACCATTCACCTAGCTACCACAGAGAGGAGGGAGTTAAGTGTTACTGATGCTGTTTTCACTGTGTTGGCACTGTGTGTTTTGGTTGAGGGGggttgatagagagagagatgggtgaggATGACAGAGCTTTGAAGTGGTCTTGAGCAGACAAACACAGTTCTTTATGTCTGTTCAGGCCTCAGAAAGGCATTTAAATCACTTCAATCACTCTCTCGCTGTATTATCTCCTCATCTAAGAACACAAGAGCCACACTCAATACTGCCTTTCTTAAACACACAAGAGGCCATTGTTTTTAACCTGCTTCGCTTGTCTTCCTCATTATAAGTGCTCTAGATGTCTTCTCCAAATTGTTCTACTAATTTGCATCAGGTTTCTAAGGCTGCTATATGGGATACAAAGGGGGTTGAAACAGTATCTAACAATCGTGAGCCAAATTGTCTCCGGCCCATTCCAGCGCTGTCCCTGTCCTTCATTTCAATAACTGCACTGAACTAAGACTGGGCTTATCTCCAGCACTAGCATCAGTCTGTCCAGAACCAAAGGAGCAGAACCACTCCATGCCTTGCTTGTCTATGATGCTGtatctacacctgctctgtaggCTCTGTATTTGTTGTGATTCATATAGAAGTGtatttactatgactgtgatatgacgCGAATATGACAATGAAACTAAAAGGTATACTTCACAGGGTCCATATACTACCTGTCTGTATTATTTCAGTTTGGCCAGAGTGTCTCTTCCACTTCACAATGTAACACGCCCTGCTGCTCACCATAGCACACTgtttgtctggctgtctggctgactgcAGTGTGTTACCCAGCGCTGCGTAAATAAAATATGGAAAGAGTTGCTCAATTGTCAGTGTGTTCTTTTCTTGTCAAACCTTTATCAACTTTTTTCAACTTtgacatttctttatttttagttaCAATGACAAATTAGGTAGTTAATATAGCTGAATAGATGGATCTTCATCTTAAAATCTATGGTTGATGAGCACATAAAATCAAGACATTCCTATGCTTATAAATTCCCTCTATCATGCATCATGTTCTGATAACAATGATaagctgaaccaggttagttacaGCTGGGGATGgagagaaaacctacaggagggtagctctccgggaacagggttggagaccccTGACATACAGTAATTCAGTGTTGGTCTTTATAAACCACAAACAATGTAAGTTGAATTGAGATCTACGTTAGGTTATAATGTCACGTAACATCACATCTGGAGGCTCCAGAAATAGGTTGGACAGAATGTCCTCGTCATGTTATGCTCTATCTTCTTTTCTATCATCTTTTCCCACCTCCAGATCCCATTTCTTTAACCCCGaaataccaaccctaaaccccctgTAGGCAGTTCTCTACTACCTGTacactcataaacacacacatgttCCTTATAATACACTTTCTTCAGGCTGTTGTTACGTACGTTTATACGGATATGTCTGACGATTTTCAGTAAGGCCTTCTTTCAGGGTACCTATCCTTCTCCCTAACCCACATCCCCCTTTCACCTTTCTTTTAGGACCCTCCCCCACCACCCATACCCCCCTCTCAACACACACTGTCAATTCATCTTCTAATCTGTACAGATGGTGCTTGATTGACCAAACACTAAAGGGCATTCCGCCCCCTCCTGCCCTGCaggtctttctttctcttttgtcccctttcctccctccttccgtacctccctctctccctgcttcccCGGTCCTGGCTTGTCGGGATCTGCTCTCACATTCCTTTCTCGTTATCCCAGCAGGTTTCAAGAACCATGTTTGTGTTTTCATCTACTATGTTTATAGTtattcaaccctcctctcctgtctaagaTACATAGATGTGCACGacggtacacacacatacatacacacacacacatactgtaggtacACAAATGCTATGATAATTGCTTTTGATGGATCTACAGTTAGTTTTTCACATTTGCAATTTGACTTGTAATATCGCTGATCTTGGACCCAGTCTGTGTTGCAAAACAGATTTTATCCAAGAGATTTTAGGTTTAACCTGGATAAATCAGGTTTAAAAGAACACGTAAACACCAGAAACACACAGTAATAGTAAGGCATTCTGGCAGACCAAACAAAACATGGAGTTTTTTTTGTGTAGTTAACAGAAAGTGTGAGTCACAAAGTTTGCCTCTGAAGCGTAGGATAGTGGCCAGCAAGTAAACATTTAGGCTGGAAGCCAGGCAGTGAAGGCCACCACTtatccctcctctctgctccaccAATCCCCTACTGAAAAAAGCACTTACAGTCgaagccggaagtttacatacaccttatacaaatacatttcaactcagtttttcccaattcctgatatttaatcctagtaaaaattccatggcttaggtcagttaggatcaccattttattttaagaatgtgaaatgtcagaataatagtaaagagaatgactTAGTTCAtctttaacctctttgggctgcaggggcagtattgagtagcctggataaaaggtgcccatttcaaacggcctcgtactcaattcttgctcgtacaatatgcatattattattactattggatagaaaacactctctagtttctaaaaccgtttgaattatatctgtgagtaaaacagaactccttttgcagcaaacttcctgactggaagtggaaaatctgaaatcaatgctctcttctaggggctgcctattaaagtccttgatatttattcgtttagatgcactttataggtcttccactagatgtcgacaaggagtgagagaagaaatggagtgaataacttgatctgtgctcgtataaatgctctttgtatgacgtgtcaccagtttcctgttttctggagagcgcgtcaagggagctggatttgccttctgataagctgtcgtattttttcgggagttttgccgtgttccgttctcttccgtttgttgacatggagagatttgcgccacttggcaagtgtgcttgctaaatcgagagggaaaaaggccgttctaaatccaagcaatgattgttcccgacaaaggaccccttgtacaacattcagatgaaagatcagcaaaagtaggacccattttatgatgctatttcatatatctgtcgaacatgtgaaatggtcgtttgcgcccagcttttgggtactctctcgctatacctaagctggatgtcgtaatgaagttatttttagaattctaacacggcgattgcattaagaactagtgtatctatcatttcctattcaacatgtattttttagttgtgtttatgaatagctatttggttagaatatgtgtgtcagaaaaagtgtcagaaaaatatccggacgttgtgggaaaaagatgctatgttagcacaatgtataaccactgatttcagctctaaatatgcacattttcgaacaaaacataagtgtatgtataacctgatgttataggactgtcatctgatgaagcttatcaaggttagtcaaaaattatatatcttttgctggtttgttacgatcgctaacttttgctactgggaaatggcttgtgtttctggctattgtggtaagctaatataacgctatattgtgttttcgctgtaaaacacttaagaaatcggaaatattggctggaatcacaagatgcctgtctttcatttgctgtacactatgtatttttcagaaatgttttatggtgagtgtataggtatttgacgttggtgtctgtaattattttggctgctttcggtgcaatttctgattgtagctgcaatgtaaactatgatttatacctgaaatatgcaaatttttcgaacaaaacatagatttattgaataacatgttataagactgtcatctgatgaagttgtttgttggttagtttggttggttcttggttagttcggttggctttgtgcatgctacctgtgcttgtcacgacttccgccgaggttggctcccctgcctgttcgggcggtgctcggcggtcgtcgtcaccgtcctactagccgctaccgatccctttttcgtttatCTGTTTGTGTGTTCTGATTATTTGCACCTGTGGGGTTTTCTTTATTacgtaatgagcttccctatatttaggagtttgacccgcccttgttttgtgcgggattgttttttgttacgtgCGTTGTATGTTGGGTTGTGTCAAGTGTTTTTCTGCGCCCTGTATGTTCGGgctttatattttggttaagcAGTAAAAGGAATATTTTTCCcccaagcggctctctctctgcgtctgattcttTTCACACCCTTTTACGATCGTgacagtgctgtgaaaaatgtctgtccttttttgtatttggtggtgagctaacataaatatacgtgctgttttcgctgtaaaacattttaaaaatcggacatgttggctggattcacaagatgtgtacctttcatttgctgtattggacttgttaatgtgtgaaagttaaatatttataaaaaatatattttgaatttcaaaACCCTCATAAGACACACAAATAAAAAACAATAGATAGGATCCCTTTTTAAACATATTTAGAGCAAGGGTAAcacctgcacttgaagtggctgttgtcatattgtggccggcctcgggcttgcagccagaagaagttaatttattttatcacattcccagtgggtcagaagtttacatacactcaattagtatttggtaacattgcctttaaattgtttaacttgggtcaaatgtttcgggtagccttccacaagcttccgacaataagttgggtgaattttggcccattcctcctgacagagctggtgtaactgcgtcaggtttgtaggcctccttgcttgcaccggctttttcagttctgaccacaaattttctatgggatggAGGTCAGGGTGTTGTGATGGCCACTtaaatatcttgactttgttgtccttaagccattttgacacaactttggaagtatgcttggggtcattgtccatttggaagacccatttgcgaccaagctttaacttcctgactgatgtcttgagatgttgcttcaatatatcaacataattgttcttcctcatgatgccatctattttgtgaagtccaccagtccctcctgcagcaaagcacccccacaacttgatgctgccacacccgtgcttcacggttgggatggtgttcttcggcttgcaagcgtccccctttttcctccgaacataacgatgatcattatggccaaacagttctatttttgtttcatccgaccagtgaacatttctccaaaaagtatgatctttgtccccatgtgcagttgcaaaccatagtctggcttctttatggcggttttggagcagtggcttcttcctttctgagcggcctttcaggttatgtcgatatgggactcgttttactgtggatatagacacttttgtacctgtttcctccaacgtcttcacaaggtcattggctgctgttctgggattgatttgcacttttcgcaccaaagtacgttaatctttaggagacagaacacgtctcctttctgagtggtatgacggctacgtggtcccatggtgtttatacttgcgtactattgtttgtacagatgaacgtggtaccttcaggtgtttggaaattgctcttcttttgattttcccatgatggcaagcaaataggcactgagtttgaaggtaggccttgaaatacatccacaggtacaccttcaattgactcaaatgatgtcaattagcctatcagaagcttctaaagccatgacatcatcttctggaattttccaagttgtttaaaggcacagtcaacttagtgtatgtaaacttctgatccactggaattgtgatacagtgaattacaagttaaataatctgtctgtaaacaattgttggaaaaattacttgtgtcatgcacaaagtagatggcctaaccgacttgcaaaaactatagtttgttaacaagaactttgtggagtggttgaaaaacgagttttaatgactccaacctaagtgtatgttaacttccgacttctacTGTACACCTACAGTACTTTAGTGTTGTTGTTCATGGTAGTTTTAATAAACTAAACAAAGTTCATTTTCACTGTATACAATAGCACTATGGGCATCTTTATTTTTGAAGTTGAAGCACTGTTTCGTGATTAAGGCTATAAATATGAACACAAGCTTCTTGATGATATTCATTAAAATGTGCTCACACATCCTTTTTTAACCAGGAAAAAAACGGTAGAAAAAATACTCCATGCAAGCATTAACTGTGTCTAGTAAACCACCTCTACTCAACCCTAAGCATAAAAAGTAGCATACCATTTCAAGTATGTGACCTTGTTTTCAATGAAAAGACAAGAAGAGCAACAATGACTACAATGACCTCTCCCCTAAATCAGGTCACACTCCTAATAACAACCTCTGTGTTGAAGTGCATTGTTATTGAGTCACAGTTTGTTTCTGTTCCTCCTTTACTGGAAGGCCGTGTTTGGGTGAAGTGTCCTACACTATAGTAAACCCTGTATGTATTTGTAGTGGTCTGGCCAAGGAGAAAACAGGAAAACCACAAGCATTCTGCCAGTCAGTACTTTTTCTCACGTACTATACTGCAGCTCCTGGGAGTCTCTGGCTCCGGCTGAAGCAACAAAGGGCTCCAGCTAGCAGGTGTTGGCATAGCAAAACCGACAGTAACCCCCGACAACTCCCCCACAGAGATTTTACCTCTTACtacccttcctcccccctcttcccccATCTTGGTGCTGGAACACAAACCATTCACCACAGGAGCCCTTTGGCAAAAGAAGGGGGAAAAACAGTCTTTTATCAGACGGCTTGTTATTGCAATTCATGAGCGAGCGAGACATGCACGTCCATGCCTCACACAAAGACTCACACACTCTGCCACAGGTGAGGAATGGGTACTGTGTGATTAAGAGGTGCAAGACAATGGTCATCTGTGCATCATAATAGGGTTTCATATGGCTAAAGCCATCAGCACCAAATGGGCACCCTGCAGTGGGCAGCAAGGGGCTGGGTGTAAAGAGGGAAGTGCTGCAATGAGGAAAACATACCCCTCCAGCACTAATGAGAGGTTACTATAGTTCAACAAACTGTAGTCCACTACCCCTGTATGCTCCAACACAGAGAATGACCTTCTAGACTTACTATTTTAAGAATATTGCAAATAAAGTCATAAGACTTTGCCAGATTTTGTAGTTCTTGGACGTGGAGTTACGTACTGGCTATTCCAGGACAGTAGAGGTTTGTTGAGCCCAGCTTCTTTCTGTTGGAGACAGCACGGAGGAGCACTAATAAAATGGACTTCTATCAGATTTACATAACAGTGGACAAATATGATGCTGTGCATGCTGTATCACATGATAACACTGATAacacagatgtgtgtgtgaggtCAGTGAAAGGTAATGAGACTGAAAGTAGATCAGAGGGGAAGAAGCGCACATGTTATAGGCCtgatttttatattttatattatgaaATTGATAGGTGTCAACAAGGATTTCATCACACAGCTTTCATTTATTCCGAGAAGTCAGAACAGAGATGACTTcagggaagggaggagggaa
Proteins encoded in this region:
- the apoeb gene encoding apolipoprotein Eb, producing MKAVAIILALAVISGCHARAVRQAEALQNHWEENVERFWTYVSEINSRADGLVENLKASQLSRELDTLITDTMAELTVYREDIQTKLGPYSQDTAALLGQDLQLLTTKLETDMVDAKERSTQYLGELKTMMEQNADDVHNRANTYTRKLKKRLNKDTEEIRKTVATYLGEIQSRTSQNMDLVKERVEPFVSQAHDTAAQRLGSFTDLLKNQAQDLSQQVSTQAEGMREKLEATAEDLRITLEGKIDELSSLIAPYAAKIREQLQTAMDKVKETAV